The Bacillus carboniphilus genome contains a region encoding:
- the lon gene encoding endopeptidase La — translation MADKKQITVPLLPLRGLLVFPSMVLHLDVGRDKSVQSLEEAMIDDHLIFLTTQKDTGMDNPSKDDVYQYGTLTKIKQMLKLPNGTVRVLVEGLKRAELVEFIDKETHLEAHINPVDVIDEKDIEKEALMRTLLEYFEQYIKMSKKVSAETYASVTDIGEPGRLADIITSHLPIKLSDKQKILETTDVTKRLNSVIHFLHNEKEILQLEKKIGQRVKRSMERTQKEYYLREQMKAIQKELGDKEGKTGEIADLTKKIENAGMPEHVLKAAKKELDRYEKVPTSSAESAVIRNYLDWLIALPWSKATEDDLNLKKAEKVLDEEHYGLEKVKERVLEYLAVQKLTNSLKGPILCLAGPPGVGKTSLAKSIATSLGRHFVRISLGGVRDESEIRGHRRTYVGAMPGRIIQGMKKAGTVNPVFLLDEIDKMSNDFRGDPSSAMLEVLDPEQNHTFSDHYIEETYDLSNVMFIATANNLATIPEPLRDRMEIITIAGYTELEKLHIAKNHLIQKQVKEHGLQKSHIQFRDESIVKIIRYYTREAGVRGLERQIASICRKAARVIVSEERKKVVVTEKTVEEYLGKPKFRYGQAELEDQVGVATGLAYTTVGGDTLQIEVSLSPGKGKLVLTGKLGDVMKESAQTAFSYVRSKANELGIPEDFHEKHDIHIHVPEGAVPKDGPSAGITIATALVSALTGNPIRKEVGMTGEITLRGRVLPIGGLKEKSLSAHRAGLTKVLFPKDNEKDLEDIPEVVRNELEFVSVSHVDEVLKQALVEGTS, via the coding sequence ATGGCAGATAAAAAACAAATTACGGTTCCCCTACTTCCACTAAGAGGTCTCCTTGTATTTCCATCTATGGTTTTGCACTTAGATGTGGGTAGGGATAAATCGGTACAGTCACTTGAAGAAGCCATGATAGACGATCATCTCATCTTTTTAACAACACAAAAAGATACAGGCATGGATAACCCATCAAAAGACGATGTTTATCAATATGGAACTTTAACAAAAATCAAGCAAATGCTAAAGCTTCCCAATGGAACCGTTCGTGTTTTAGTGGAAGGATTAAAGCGTGCTGAATTGGTTGAGTTCATCGACAAAGAAACTCATCTGGAAGCACATATAAATCCTGTAGATGTAATAGATGAGAAAGACATAGAAAAAGAAGCCTTAATGAGAACACTACTAGAATATTTTGAGCAGTACATAAAAATGTCTAAAAAGGTCTCAGCTGAAACCTATGCTTCTGTTACTGATATTGGAGAACCGGGACGATTGGCAGATATTATTACATCTCACCTTCCAATCAAGTTAAGTGATAAACAAAAAATATTAGAGACGACAGACGTAACGAAGAGACTAAACAGTGTTATTCATTTCCTACATAATGAAAAGGAAATTCTCCAATTAGAAAAGAAAATTGGACAACGTGTAAAACGCTCTATGGAACGAACTCAAAAAGAGTATTACCTCAGAGAGCAAATGAAGGCGATCCAAAAAGAGCTTGGAGATAAAGAAGGAAAAACAGGTGAAATAGCGGATTTAACGAAGAAAATTGAAAATGCTGGAATGCCTGAACATGTACTGAAGGCAGCCAAAAAGGAACTAGACCGTTACGAAAAAGTACCAACTAGTTCTGCCGAAAGTGCCGTTATTCGTAATTATCTAGACTGGTTAATCGCTCTACCTTGGAGCAAGGCCACTGAAGATGATTTGAACTTAAAGAAAGCGGAAAAAGTATTGGATGAAGAGCACTATGGCCTAGAAAAGGTAAAAGAGAGAGTTTTGGAATACTTAGCTGTTCAAAAGCTAACGAATTCCTTAAAAGGGCCGATTCTTTGTTTAGCAGGTCCTCCAGGTGTTGGTAAGACAAGTCTCGCCAAATCTATTGCCACATCATTAGGACGTCATTTCGTGAGAATTTCCCTAGGTGGAGTTCGTGATGAGTCTGAAATTAGAGGACACAGAAGAACCTATGTTGGGGCAATGCCTGGTCGAATTATTCAAGGGATGAAAAAAGCGGGAACGGTTAACCCTGTCTTTCTTTTAGATGAAATAGACAAAATGTCCAACGACTTTAGAGGCGATCCTTCTTCTGCAATGCTAGAGGTTTTAGACCCTGAGCAAAATCATACATTTAGTGACCATTACATTGAAGAAACGTATGACCTCTCTAATGTCATGTTTATTGCTACAGCTAATAATTTAGCGACCATCCCTGAACCTTTACGTGACCGGATGGAAATTATAACAATTGCAGGTTATACAGAGCTTGAAAAACTGCATATTGCCAAAAACCACTTAATTCAGAAGCAAGTAAAAGAGCATGGACTTCAAAAGTCTCATATCCAATTCAGAGATGAGTCCATTGTAAAAATCATTCGCTATTACACACGTGAAGCGGGTGTTCGTGGTCTTGAAAGACAAATTGCATCCATCTGTAGAAAGGCTGCGAGAGTCATCGTTTCTGAGGAAAGAAAGAAAGTGGTTGTGACGGAGAAGACGGTCGAAGAGTACTTAGGAAAGCCGAAGTTCAGATATGGCCAAGCAGAGCTAGAAGACCAAGTGGGTGTCGCAACAGGCCTTGCCTACACTACGGTAGGAGGGGATACACTGCAAATCGAAGTATCGCTTTCTCCAGGTAAAGGTAAGCTTGTGTTAACAGGAAAGCTTGGAGATGTCATGAAAGAATCAGCCCAAACTGCGTTTAGTTATGTACGCTCAAAAGCAAATGAATTAGGCATTCCTGAGGATTTTCACGAAAAGCATGATATTCACATTCACGTTCCAGAGGGAGCTGTACCTAAAGATGGTCCTTCTGCTGGGATTACGATTGCAACGGCTCTTGTTTCAGCTTTAACCGGAAATCCAATTCGTAAAGAAGTGGGGATGACGGGAGAAATTACATTACGAGGGCGTGTGTTACCAATCGGTGGGTTAAAAGAAAAGTCTCTCAGTGCACACCGAGCGGGTCTGACGAAAGTGTTATTCCCGAAAGACAATGAGAAGGATTTAGAGGATATCCCTGAAGTAGTACGAAATGAATTGGAGTTTGTATCCGTTTCACATGTAGATGAAGTACTGAAGCAGGCATTAGTGGAGGGGACTTCATGA
- the yihA gene encoding ribosome biogenesis GTP-binding protein YihA/YsxC — protein MIIHSAEIYISAVKPEQYPPGFEPEFALAGRSNVGKSSFINKMLNRKNLARTSSKPGKTQTLNFYHINESFYFVDVPGYGYAKVSKKEREAWGRMMETYFSSREQLKTVLLIVDLRHPPSKDDVTMYGFLKHFELNCTVIATKADKVPKGKWQKHVKIVKETLDFDPSDNLIVFSSETGEGKDKAWGLLQSYM, from the coding sequence ATGATCATTCATTCAGCTGAAATATATATAAGTGCGGTCAAGCCAGAGCAGTACCCACCTGGATTTGAGCCTGAATTCGCACTAGCAGGACGCTCCAATGTAGGGAAGTCATCTTTTATCAATAAAATGTTAAATCGAAAAAATTTAGCTAGAACATCCTCTAAGCCTGGAAAGACTCAAACCTTAAACTTTTATCATATAAACGAATCCTTTTATTTTGTGGATGTACCTGGATACGGTTATGCGAAAGTCTCTAAAAAAGAGCGCGAGGCTTGGGGCAGGATGATGGAAACCTATTTCTCATCTAGAGAGCAATTAAAAACGGTTCTTTTAATTGTAGACCTACGTCATCCTCCATCAAAAGATGATGTGACGATGTATGGTTTTCTCAAACATTTCGAACTGAACTGTACCGTTATTGCTACAAAGGCAGACAAAGTGCCAAAAGGAAAATGGCAAAAACACGTGAAAATCGTGAAAGAAACATTAGATTTTGACCCATCCGATAACCTGATAGTCTTTTCTTCTGAAACAGGGGAAGGTAAAGATAAGGCATGGGGATTACTTCAGTCCTATATGTAA
- a CDS encoding LiaI-LiaF-like domain-containing protein produces the protein MKSRIFPGILLLGFGCYFFIDNWFPSSWGYLQSWPTLLVIIGIAFIGQAYIGKDYESIFPGVMFTGIGIHFHVVYQLGLWSNHFGVFVLIIALSFLLYYQKKGDGFAIGVSFLILAVFLLFSDKVTTTIGFIETSISMIQRFWPLIFIGVGLFLLFFKRK, from the coding sequence ATGAAGTCACGTATTTTTCCCGGAATTCTATTATTAGGATTTGGCTGTTATTTCTTTATCGATAATTGGTTCCCATCAAGTTGGGGTTATTTACAGTCCTGGCCTACTTTACTTGTTATCATCGGTATAGCATTTATTGGACAAGCGTACATAGGAAAAGATTATGAAAGTATATTTCCAGGTGTGATGTTTACCGGAATCGGCATTCATTTCCATGTCGTATATCAATTAGGATTATGGTCTAATCACTTTGGTGTCTTTGTTTTAATTATTGCCCTTAGTTTCCTGTTGTATTATCAGAAAAAAGGAGATGGCTTTGCTATAGGTGTTTCATTTTTAATACTAGCGGTCTTTTTACTATTTTCTGATAAAGTGACAACCACCATCGGTTTTATCGAAACCAGTATTTCTATGATTCAACGTTTCTGGCCCCTTATCTTCATCGGGGTTGGATTATTTCTATTATTTTTTAAAAGAAAATAA
- the hemA gene encoding glutamyl-tRNA reductase, with product MHILVAGLNYKTAPVEIRERLSFQENDLQQAMQQLQNQKSILENVIVSTCNRTEVYAVVDQLHTGRYYIKDFLSKWFNIDKEEFSPYLFFYENEHATEHLFRVSCGLNSMVLGETQILGQVRSSFFLGQEGETTGTIFNHLFKEAITVAKRGHSETEIGSNAVSVSYAAVELAKKIFGSLEKQHVLIIGAGKMGELAAENLYGNGVKKVTVVNRTFEKAEALAGKFSGNAKSLQELQCALLEADIVISSTGSKDYVITKEMMAEVEKMRKGRPIFMVDIAVPRDLDPAIDDIESVFLYDIDDLEGIVEANLAERKVAAEQIELMIEEGLVAFSQWLNTLGVVPVITALREKALAIQAETMKSIERKLPNLSDREQKVLSKHTKSIINQLLKEPILQAKELAAQPKAEESLDLFMKIFGIEEAVEAHKQLQQQQQLKSSTSKTAVESYS from the coding sequence ATGCATATTCTAGTCGCTGGATTAAACTATAAAACTGCCCCTGTTGAAATTCGCGAACGGTTGTCGTTTCAAGAGAATGACCTACAACAAGCGATGCAACAGCTGCAAAACCAAAAAAGTATACTAGAGAACGTTATCGTTTCTACTTGTAACCGTACAGAAGTATATGCCGTTGTCGATCAATTGCATACGGGACGCTATTATATAAAAGATTTTCTTTCTAAATGGTTTAATATTGATAAAGAAGAATTTTCACCATACCTCTTCTTCTATGAAAATGAGCATGCCACAGAGCATCTTTTTCGTGTTAGCTGTGGACTAAATTCCATGGTACTTGGAGAAACCCAAATTCTAGGACAAGTTCGCTCTAGTTTCTTCTTGGGTCAAGAGGGTGAAACAACAGGAACGATTTTTAATCATTTATTCAAAGAGGCTATTACGGTAGCAAAAAGAGGTCACTCAGAAACGGAAATTGGGTCAAATGCAGTTTCCGTCAGTTATGCTGCTGTTGAGCTTGCAAAGAAAATTTTCGGTTCTCTTGAAAAACAGCATGTCCTAATCATTGGTGCTGGTAAGATGGGAGAACTGGCTGCTGAAAATCTGTATGGAAACGGTGTGAAAAAAGTAACCGTTGTGAACCGTACGTTTGAAAAAGCAGAAGCATTAGCAGGTAAATTTTCTGGGAACGCTAAGTCACTTCAAGAACTACAATGTGCTTTACTAGAGGCTGATATTGTTATTAGTTCAACAGGTTCTAAAGATTATGTTATAACGAAAGAAATGATGGCTGAAGTAGAAAAAATGAGAAAAGGCCGTCCTATTTTCATGGTCGATATTGCGGTACCGCGTGACCTTGACCCTGCTATAGATGATATTGAGAGTGTTTTCTTATATGACATTGATGATCTAGAGGGAATTGTTGAAGCCAACCTAGCGGAAAGAAAAGTAGCTGCTGAGCAGATTGAGCTAATGATTGAAGAAGGGTTAGTTGCTTTCAGTCAATGGTTAAATACTCTCGGTGTAGTTCCTGTAATTACAGCGTTACGTGAAAAGGCGCTAGCTATTCAGGCTGAAACAATGAAAAGTATTGAGAGAAAGCTTCCAAACCTATCAGATCGTGAACAAAAAGTATTAAGTAAACATACGAAAAGTATTATCAACCAGCTTCTAAAAGAACCGATTCTTCAAGCTAAAGAGCTTGCTGCACAGCCTAAAGCAGAAGAGTCACTAGACCTATTTATGAAGATTTTTGGAATTGAAGAAGCAGTGGAAGCACATAAACAACTACAGCAGCAACAACAGTTGAAATCGAGCACTAGTAAAACCGCTGTGGAGTCATATTCTTAG
- a CDS encoding cytochrome c biogenesis protein, which yields MVDTYMTRLHELMVVLYAISILFYFIDFLDTNRKANKVAFWLLAIVWILQTIFLFIYMIQTGRFPVLTIFEGLYFYAWTLVTLSLIINRFLKMDFIVFFTNILGFAIMAIHTFAPVQIDSQVRAEQLVSELLLTHITFAMLSYGAFSISFVFSVLYLIQYDLLKRKKWGKRLRRLGDLSKLESMSYVLNVIGVPMLVLSLILGVQWAFIKLPEMNWFDPKVIGSFVVLIVYSGFLYMKVRKEKTGKSLALWNVASFLIVLVNFFLFGSLSSFHFWNT from the coding sequence ATGGTTGACACATATATGACGAGGCTACATGAGCTGATGGTCGTTTTATACGCCATCAGCATATTGTTTTATTTTATAGACTTTCTTGATACAAACCGGAAGGCCAATAAAGTAGCCTTCTGGTTATTAGCAATTGTTTGGATTTTACAAACAATTTTTTTATTTATCTATATGATCCAAACCGGTCGTTTTCCTGTTCTTACGATTTTTGAAGGTCTTTATTTTTATGCCTGGACACTAGTCACATTATCTTTAATCATTAACCGATTTTTAAAAATGGATTTTATTGTGTTTTTTACCAATATTTTAGGGTTTGCCATTATGGCTATCCATACCTTTGCACCTGTACAAATTGATTCACAGGTGAGGGCAGAGCAACTAGTATCTGAACTCTTATTAACCCACATAACATTTGCAATGCTATCCTACGGTGCTTTTTCAATTTCCTTTGTATTTTCAGTACTGTACTTGATTCAATATGACCTGTTAAAACGAAAGAAATGGGGAAAAAGACTTCGAAGGCTTGGAGATTTATCGAAGCTTGAGTCCATGTCTTATGTATTAAATGTTATTGGTGTACCGATGCTTGTATTAAGCTTAATCTTGGGTGTTCAGTGGGCTTTTATTAAACTGCCAGAAATGAACTGGTTCGACCCAAAGGTTATTGGTTCCTTTGTAGTCCTTATCGTTTATAGTGGGTTTCTATATATGAAGGTAAGGAAGGAAAAAACGGGTAAATCTCTAGCTCTATGGAATGTTGCATCATTTCTAATTGTGTTAGTTAACTTTTTCTTGTTTGGAAGTTTGTCTTCCTTTCATTTTTGGAATACATAA
- the hemC gene encoding hydroxymethylbilane synthase, producing MKVFTVGSRRSQLALTQSNWVLDQLRALNHNEVDFTLKEIVTKGDKILDVTLSKVGGKGLFVKEIEQAMFDGEIDFAVHSMKDMPAVLPEGLIIGCIPQREDHRDVLISKNKQSLDELPAGSIVGTSSLRRSAQILARRPDLKIQWIRGNIDTRLNKLETENYDAIILAAAGLSRMGWSKDVVTQYLDPDICVPAVGQGALAIECREDNHELLEVLKPLHCEKTAKTVQAERAFLHKMEGGCQVPIGGFATLKDNGRVQLTALVGSPDGEIIFKEIVEGDDPVKVGQKAAELLSKQGAKELIDKVKQELDQ from the coding sequence ATGAAGGTATTTACGGTCGGTTCTAGGAGAAGTCAGCTGGCTTTAACTCAATCTAATTGGGTGCTAGATCAACTCAGGGCACTAAATCATAATGAAGTAGATTTTACATTAAAGGAAATTGTAACAAAAGGGGATAAAATCCTTGATGTGACGCTCTCAAAAGTTGGTGGAAAAGGTCTTTTTGTAAAAGAGATTGAGCAAGCTATGTTTGATGGAGAAATTGACTTTGCTGTTCATAGTATGAAGGACATGCCAGCAGTACTACCTGAAGGTCTCATTATTGGCTGTATTCCTCAAAGAGAAGATCATCGTGATGTGTTGATCTCCAAGAATAAACAATCATTGGATGAACTTCCTGCAGGATCCATAGTAGGAACAAGTAGTTTAAGAAGGTCTGCACAAATTTTAGCTAGACGACCGGATTTGAAAATTCAATGGATTAGAGGAAATATTGATACAAGATTAAATAAGCTTGAAACGGAAAATTATGATGCCATCATTCTAGCAGCAGCAGGTCTTTCTCGTATGGGGTGGTCAAAGGATGTAGTGACCCAATACTTAGATCCTGACATCTGTGTACCAGCTGTTGGACAAGGTGCCCTTGCGATTGAATGCCGAGAGGATAACCATGAGCTACTAGAGGTACTTAAACCATTGCACTGTGAAAAAACAGCTAAAACGGTTCAAGCTGAAAGAGCATTTCTGCACAAAATGGAGGGTGGCTGTCAAGTTCCGATTGGCGGCTTTGCAACGTTGAAGGATAATGGACGAGTCCAATTAACAGCTCTAGTTGGCTCACCAGATGGAGAAATCATTTTCAAGGAAATAGTCGAAGGTGATGATCCAGTAAAAGTTGGTCAAAAGGCAGCAGAGCTTCTTTCTAAACAAGGAGCTAAAGAGCTGATTGATAAAGTGAAACAGGAGTTAGATCAGTAA
- a CDS encoding uroporphyrinogen-III synthase, which translates to MESDQPLKGYRVLFPRGGKPAVRFANQVKQAGGTPSVIPLIEFRAKPFTIMSLQSYQWLVFTSQNSVRYFLEKADLYNFKGKIAAVGEKTAEALVERGFHVDFIPSVYVAEVFIKEFLPIVKQGESLLFPKGNLAPPTIKNELQQVGVQVDELVVYETYFPKESKDDLIEFLMNGDQSRIVVLTSPSTVRHFMNVFQSTYEKAMRPKLLYAVIGTATQKALQEYGVEPAIMPEQFTFDHLFNEILTYFKQH; encoded by the coding sequence ATGGAATCTGATCAACCATTAAAAGGATATAGAGTTCTATTTCCAAGAGGAGGGAAGCCTGCCGTTCGTTTTGCTAACCAGGTGAAGCAAGCTGGCGGTACTCCCTCTGTCATTCCATTGATAGAATTTAGAGCGAAGCCTTTCACAATCATGTCTCTTCAATCCTATCAGTGGCTTGTCTTTACAAGTCAAAATAGCGTTCGATATTTTCTAGAAAAAGCTGATTTATATAATTTTAAGGGTAAAATTGCAGCTGTTGGTGAAAAAACAGCAGAAGCTTTAGTAGAAAGAGGCTTTCACGTCGATTTCATCCCAAGTGTTTATGTGGCAGAAGTGTTTATAAAAGAGTTTCTCCCGATTGTAAAGCAAGGTGAAAGTCTTCTATTCCCCAAAGGAAACCTGGCGCCACCTACCATAAAAAATGAGCTACAACAGGTTGGCGTTCAGGTAGATGAACTGGTTGTGTATGAAACGTATTTTCCTAAGGAAAGTAAAGATGACTTAATAGAGTTCTTAATGAACGGGGATCAGTCACGGATAGTGGTTTTGACAAGCCCATCGACTGTAAGACATTTTATGAATGTGTTCCAATCTACATATGAAAAAGCTATGAGACCAAAATTGTTATATGCCGTTATAGGCACCGCTACTCAAAAAGCATTACAGGAGTATGGCGTTGAACCCGCTATCATGCCAGAACAATTTACTTTTGATCATCTTTTTAATGAAATTTTAACTTATTTTAAACAGCACTAA
- the hemB gene encoding porphobilinogen synthase, with translation MNELQFSRHRRLRQSQGIRSMVKETTLSPSDLMYPLFVVEGEGKKNPIASMPGVYQISLDYLKEEMEEVVSLGIPSVILFGVPNHKDEVGSEAYNDEGIVQKATRLIKEQFPELVVVVDTCLCQYTSHGHCGVIKDGCVDNDPSLELLTKTAVSQAKAGADIIAPSNMMDGFVAAIRQGLDEAGYSHIPIMSYGVKYASAFYGPFRDAAHSTPQFGDRKTYQMDPANRLEAMKEALTDMEEGADFLIVKPALSYLDIIREVRNEIFVPIVAYNVSGEYAMVKAAAQNGWIDEKKMVLEMFTSMKRAGANIIMTYHAKDAARWMKEEQY, from the coding sequence ATGAATGAATTACAATTTAGTCGTCACCGTCGCTTAAGACAATCACAAGGAATCCGTTCCATGGTGAAGGAAACGACGTTATCCCCAAGTGACCTCATGTATCCTTTATTTGTAGTAGAAGGTGAAGGTAAAAAGAACCCAATTGCTTCCATGCCAGGAGTTTATCAGATTTCACTGGATTACTTGAAAGAGGAAATGGAAGAGGTTGTATCACTTGGCATACCATCTGTCATTTTATTTGGAGTTCCCAATCATAAAGATGAGGTAGGCTCTGAAGCCTATAATGATGAGGGAATTGTACAGAAAGCAACAAGATTGATTAAAGAACAATTCCCAGAGCTTGTTGTGGTCGTGGATACATGTCTTTGTCAATATACAAGTCATGGTCATTGTGGAGTTATTAAAGACGGCTGTGTAGATAATGACCCGTCCCTTGAACTATTAACAAAAACGGCTGTTAGTCAAGCTAAAGCGGGTGCAGACATTATCGCACCTTCCAATATGATGGACGGCTTTGTTGCAGCGATTCGCCAAGGGTTGGATGAAGCTGGTTATTCGCATATTCCAATCATGTCTTACGGTGTTAAATATGCTTCTGCATTCTACGGTCCGTTTCGTGATGCGGCTCATAGTACACCTCAGTTTGGTGACCGTAAAACCTATCAAATGGACCCAGCCAATCGCTTAGAAGCGATGAAAGAAGCTTTAACAGATATGGAAGAAGGTGCTGACTTCTTAATTGTGAAACCAGCCCTTTCATATTTAGATATTATTCGAGAAGTGCGAAATGAAATTTTTGTTCCGATTGTAGCTTACAATGTGAGTGGTGAGTATGCCATGGTAAAAGCAGCTGCTCAAAACGGTTGGATTGATGAAAAGAAAATGGTGCTTGAAATGTTCACTAGTATGAAGCGTGCAGGTGCAAACATTATCATGACCTACCATGCAAAAGATGCTGCTCGTTGGATGAAGGAAGAACAATACTAA
- the hemL gene encoding glutamate-1-semialdehyde 2,1-aminomutase, which translates to MRSYDRSVEAFRDAQNLMPGGVNSPVRAFKSVNRDPIFMERGKGSKIYDIDGNEYIDYVLSWGPLILGHSNESVVEGIKKVAESGTSFGAPTLIENKLAELVIERVPSIEIVRMVSSGTEATMSALRLARGYTGRNKIVKFEGCYHGHGDSLLIKAGSGVATLGLPDSPGVPEGVAQNTITVPYNDMESIRYVFEQYGDDIAGVIVEPVAGNMGVVPPLPGFLQELREITENHGSLLIFDEVMTGFRVGYNCAQGHYGVTPDITCLGKVIGGGLPVGAYGGRADIMKQIAPSGPIYQAGTLSGNPLAMTAGYETLRQLTPETYDEFVKKGDRLEAGIKQAAEKYNIPHCINRAGSMIGFFFTDEIVTNYEKAKTSNLEFFATYYREMANEGIFLPPSQFEGLFLSTAHSDEDIEKTIQAIEKAFSKLA; encoded by the coding sequence ATGAGGTCATATGATCGTTCCGTAGAAGCCTTTAGGGATGCACAAAACTTAATGCCGGGTGGAGTAAACAGTCCGGTAAGAGCGTTTAAATCTGTCAATAGGGATCCTATTTTCATGGAAAGAGGGAAGGGTTCCAAAATCTATGATATTGATGGAAATGAATATATTGATTACGTCCTTTCCTGGGGGCCTCTCATTTTAGGTCATTCAAATGAGTCGGTTGTAGAGGGAATTAAGAAAGTAGCTGAGAGCGGGACTAGCTTTGGTGCACCGACTTTAATCGAAAATAAACTGGCTGAACTTGTTATTGAGCGTGTACCATCTATTGAGATTGTACGAATGGTTTCTTCTGGAACAGAAGCAACGATGAGTGCTTTACGTTTAGCTCGTGGGTATACCGGAAGAAATAAAATCGTTAAATTTGAAGGCTGCTACCACGGACATGGTGATTCCTTGCTTATTAAAGCAGGTTCAGGTGTTGCTACACTAGGTCTTCCTGATAGTCCTGGTGTTCCTGAAGGGGTTGCTCAAAATACCATTACGGTTCCTTATAATGATATGGAGAGCATTCGATATGTATTTGAACAATATGGTGACGACATTGCGGGTGTAATTGTTGAGCCGGTTGCAGGTAATATGGGAGTCGTTCCACCACTTCCAGGCTTCCTTCAAGAATTACGCGAAATCACAGAAAACCATGGTTCTTTGCTTATTTTTGATGAAGTAATGACAGGTTTCCGTGTTGGATATAATTGTGCACAAGGTCATTATGGAGTGACACCAGATATCACTTGCTTAGGAAAAGTAATCGGTGGAGGACTTCCTGTTGGTGCCTATGGTGGAAGAGCGGACATTATGAAGCAAATTGCGCCATCTGGTCCAATTTATCAAGCTGGTACCCTATCAGGAAACCCGTTAGCGATGACAGCAGGGTATGAAACATTACGTCAATTAACACCTGAAACTTACGATGAGTTTGTGAAAAAAGGAGATCGCTTAGAAGCGGGAATTAAACAGGCTGCTGAGAAATATAACATTCCTCATTGTATTAACCGAGCAGGTTCTATGATTGGCTTTTTCTTCACAGATGAAATCGTTACGAATTATGAAAAAGCGAAGACTTCGAACCTAGAGTTTTTCGCGACTTACTATCGTGAAATGGCGAATGAGGGAATCTTCTTACCACCTTCTCAATTTGAAGGCTTGTTCCTATCTACCGCTCATTCGGATGAAGATATTGAAAAAACCATTCAAGCCATTGAAAAAGCGTTTTCGAAGTTGGCTTAA
- the spoVID gene encoding stage VI sporulation protein D, translating into MTHGNTSYLRFSLEESVWFRKGQEVAELLSISLEPNVTIQEQEQYVAIHGSLELTGEYRQVESDGNHEVDDLSSGRYVRISEQREDDCYVFQHYFPVDITIPRNRVNSLQELDVNVDSFDYVLPESSCLKLSADLTVTGVRGQEESELQAEEVFEDEVADSIEEEAAEEQYELVLHRSAEEEQEESSSEEQEESREEEAEESSEDESSESQEEASYSFAAEARKAPEVNDEEDEVVPINIAYQANRPNVTNEWNHEEALEPAYRSEGAQNYEDELYEEEVVEAEQETHDESSSSDYHEEVLEDSKKNVKVQSLKQKTAKGKGISLAEFFARKVETEETSKLKVCFVQHGDSVDSIAERYEVSVQQLLKVNHLEAHEDVHEGQVLYIPTAIKPMVHKK; encoded by the coding sequence TTGACTCATGGAAATACCTCTTATTTACGTTTTTCCTTAGAAGAGTCTGTCTGGTTTCGAAAGGGACAGGAAGTAGCTGAGCTTCTTTCTATCTCATTGGAACCAAATGTGACGATTCAAGAGCAAGAACAATATGTTGCGATTCACGGCTCCTTAGAGTTAACTGGTGAATATAGACAGGTGGAATCAGATGGGAATCACGAGGTAGACGATTTATCTTCAGGCAGGTACGTTCGAATTAGTGAACAACGGGAAGATGATTGTTATGTGTTCCAACACTATTTCCCTGTAGATATTACAATTCCGCGAAACCGGGTAAATAGTTTGCAAGAGTTAGATGTAAATGTGGACAGCTTTGACTATGTTTTACCTGAAAGTAGTTGCTTAAAGCTCTCTGCTGATCTAACGGTTACTGGTGTACGAGGCCAGGAAGAAAGTGAGCTACAAGCAGAGGAAGTGTTTGAGGATGAAGTTGCGGATTCTATAGAAGAAGAAGCGGCTGAAGAGCAGTATGAACTAGTCCTACACCGTTCCGCTGAGGAAGAACAGGAAGAAAGTAGCTCAGAAGAACAAGAGGAAAGTAGAGAAGAAGAAGCAGAAGAATCATCAGAAGATGAAAGTTCTGAATCGCAAGAGGAAGCATCGTATTCATTTGCTGCTGAAGCGAGAAAGGCTCCAGAAGTAAATGATGAAGAAGATGAGGTGGTTCCTATCAATATTGCCTATCAGGCTAATCGTCCGAATGTGACAAATGAGTGGAATCACGAAGAAGCATTGGAACCTGCTTATCGAAGTGAAGGTGCTCAAAACTATGAAGATGAGCTATATGAAGAGGAAGTTGTAGAGGCTGAACAAGAAACACATGACGAATCTTCTTCATCTGATTACCATGAGGAAGTTTTAGAGGATAGCAAAAAGAATGTGAAGGTGCAAAGTCTAAAACAAAAAACAGCAAAAGGCAAAGGGATTTCCTTAGCTGAATTCTTTGCTAGAAAAGTAGAGACTGAAGAAACTTCCAAATTAAAAGTTTGCTTTGTTCAACATGGTGATTCTGTGGATTCTATAGCTGAGAGATACGAGGTAAGTGTTCAACAATTGTTAAAGGTCAATCATTTAGAAGCCCATGAAGATGTACATGAAGGGCAAGTTTTATATATCCCAACTGCAATTAAACCTATGGTTCATAAAAAATAG